Proteins found in one Coffea eugenioides isolate CCC68of chromosome 5, Ceug_1.0, whole genome shotgun sequence genomic segment:
- the LOC113770117 gene encoding zinc finger protein CO3-like has translation MKAKMRKNCELCRGSARMYCESDQASLCWSCDFRVHAANFLVARHLRTLLCHVCQSPTPWTASGTKLGPTVSVCDNCCLRKRNRLDDGEEEVDVNESEGEDVGEQDDDDDDEKKDNEDFQVVPWSPTAPPPPASSSSNNDEEASNSSSSASSSLASSPRDRKRMRKNASDPRSQENRCWIDLNKPPEMAAKEVACACGGGGERADCVDSLSTRSLKSGRRESGRIGISRPNSWAIVESVKRLQRQEMGSPAAIAKLCRLSEDQSAVDCDSSECA, from the exons atgaaagcGAAAATGAGGAAGAATTGTGAGCTATGTAGAGGATCGGCGAGGATGTACTGCGAGTCGGACCAGGCCAGTCTTTGCTGGAGCTGCGATTTCCGAGTCCACGCCGCTAATTTCCTGGTTGCGAGGCATTTGAGGACTCTCCTCTGCCACGTTTGCCAGTCTCCGACGCCGTGGACCGCCAGCGGGACTAAACTAGGCCCCACCGTCTCCGTCTGCGACAACTGCTGCCTCCGGAAGCGCAATCGACTCGACGACGGTGAAGAAGAGGTTGATGTTAATGAATCGGAAGGTGAAGATGTCGGTGAgcaggatgatgatgatgatgatgagaagAAGGATAATGAAGATTTTCAAGTGGTGCCATGGTCACCGACCGCACCGCCTCCACCGGCGAGTTCTTCGTCGAATAACGATGAAGAAGCATCGAATTCTTCTTCGTCTGCGTCTTCTTCATTGGCGTCATCTCCGCGTGATCGGAAAAGAATGCGCAAAAATGCCTCAGATCCCCGCTCACAA GAGAACCGTTGTTGGATAGATTTGAATAAGCCGCCGGAGATGGCGGCGAAGGAGGTTGCTTGTGCTTGTGGTGGTGGAGGAGAACGGGCGGATTGTGTTGACTCATTATCAACCAGGAGTTTGAAAAGCGGGAGACGAGAATCGGGTCGGATTGGAATTTCGAGGCCGAACTCATGGGCAATAGTGGAGTCCGTTAAGCGGTTGCAGAGGCAAGAGATGGGATCTCCTGCAGCTATTGCTAAGTTGTGCAGATTAAGTGAAGATCAATCAGCCGTCGATTGTGATTCCTCCGAGTGTGCTTAG